The nucleotide window GAGTCGCCAGAGGGCATCGCCGACCGGCGCGGCCTCAAAGCGGCCCCGATGGACACAGGGGCGCTCGAAGGATGGTGCCGTGAGGCAATCGCGGCGAATCCCAAGGCGCTAGCCGATTTCAAGGCGGGCAAGGACAGCGCGATCAATGGCTTCAAGGGTCCGGTCATGAAAGCCTCAAAGGGCAAGGCCAACCCCAAGGATGTCGACGAGACGTTGAGGCGCCTTCTCGCCTCGCTTTAAGCAAAAGGCCGACCTGTTCAGGTCGGCCTTTTAGTTGTGCCCGGGCTACTTAAAGCACCGGAATCACAGGAATGGCGTCGCGCGCGGGAGCCTCTCCCTCATTCAGGACTTCGGGTGCGCTCTCCTTTGTGCCGTAGAAATTGACGACTGTGTTGACCTGTTTGTAGCCGCGATTTCTGAGTTCACTCTCAATGCGGCGCACCATCGCGGACAATTCCTCCGCCAGCGCGCTGTCGAGCGGCTCGGAGGCATGGGTGTCCTTGTCAACGATATGGAAAGGCGTCTCCTGATCGTTGAGTGAAAGCTGGTAAAGGCTAGTCCCATTGTGGAAATAGGAAAGCCGGACAAGACCCGCCTTTTGGAAGGCGCCCAAGCAGCGGTATACCGTCACGAGGTCGCAGGAGGCTTGGTTGAGGTCGCCATGGATCTGCTCGATCGAAGCGGGCGCCTGGCGCTGAATCAGCGCATTTAAAATCGCAATCCTGGGCTGGGTGATCCGAAGACCCGCCTCTCGCAGCCTGTCACAGGCAGTTTCGAGCGGTGAAGAATGAGCTGCGGGAGGCGTGTACGCAGCCATCGGATGGTTGGTTTGTGTTGAAGCGATCATTGAGACTGAGACACCTTTGCCTTCCTGTGGTGTTAGAACTTTGCAGTTGTATGCCGGGTATTTTCTCACGCAAGCGGAAACTCCTCGGTCTGCGATTGCGTCCTTCCCGCACATTCGTTGAATTGTGGCCCAAAAGCGATGGCCGACGTGGATTTCGACAGTATCGTAGAGATGATCTGCAAAGAGGACGGTCGCTTCGACCGTCGTGCGTATGATTTTGTCAGACAAGGGCTTGACTACACCGTCAAGGAGATACGCAAGCAGGAGGGGGAGAAAGGTCAGCGCCCGCGCCACGTCTCAGGCAAGGAATTGGCGAACGGGCTTCGTTCCTTCGCCCTTGAGCAATACGGACCTTTGTCAAAGACGGTGTTGAATGCCTGGGGTCTTACGAACACCCAGGATTTTGGAGACATCGTCTTCAATCTTATCGACTATCACGTGTTCAGCAAGACCGACTCGGATCGCCGGGAGGACTTCGCGGATCATTATTCCTTCGAAGACGCTTTTGTTCGTCCTTACCTGCCAGCGAAGGCTGCACCGGCGGTGAGTCCGTTTGCGGCGGAGGCGGCGGAATGAAGCACACCCCTAAGTCCGACTTCTCGCTGCTCGAAAGTGTCTTTCGCACCCCGCCACGCCGCGAGGTGCTGCCCAACGGGGCCGTGGTGATCGCCTGTGAAGATTTTTCGGCTCCAGTCGCTTCCGTTCAGGTGTGGGTACAAACAGGTA belongs to Opitutaceae bacterium and includes:
- a CDS encoding transcriptional repressor, which gives rise to MIASTQTNHPMAAYTPPAAHSSPLETACDRLREAGLRITQPRIAILNALIQRQAPASIEQIHGDLNQASCDLVTVYRCLGAFQKAGLVRLSYFHNGTSLYQLSLNDQETPFHIVDKDTHASEPLDSALAEELSAMVRRIESELRNRGYKQVNTVVNFYGTKESAPEVLNEGEAPARDAIPVIPVL